A genomic segment from Streptomyces antibioticus encodes:
- a CDS encoding VOC family protein, translating into MTSAIHHVTFSCSDAYALGSFWSEVLGQPLHDDDKPGDPEALIEGAGLLFVTVPDPKTVRNRVHLDVQPQDRTRDEEVTRLLALGATLFDDQRRPDGTGWAVLTDPEGNEFCVERSATERAATAG; encoded by the coding sequence ATGACGTCTGCCATCCATCACGTGACCTTCTCCTGCTCCGACGCCTACGCCCTGGGCAGCTTCTGGTCCGAGGTCCTGGGCCAGCCCCTCCACGACGACGACAAGCCGGGTGACCCGGAGGCGCTGATCGAGGGCGCGGGGCTGCTCTTCGTGACGGTCCCGGACCCCAAGACGGTCAGGAACCGCGTCCACCTCGACGTCCAGCCCCAGGACCGCACCCGCGACGAGGAGGTCACCCGCCTGCTCGCCCTCGGCGCCACGCTGTTCGACGACCAGCGCCGCCCGGACGGCACGGGCTGGGCCGTCCTCACCGACCCGGAGGGCAACGAGTTCTGCGTGGAACGCAGCGCGACGGAGCGGGCGGCTACGGCGGGTTGA
- a CDS encoding rhamnogalacturonan acetylesterase encodes MRRLALAVSAALTLTAVCTAVPATAQAHGGPSPLGIANCTATACHFDVPPGTYDVRLVLGGDTASSTAVTGETRRALLPETAVPAGGRVTRGFTVDVRTPEGEPTGAEGTAGLDLTFGGTAPALAAIRVTPARHAHRLFLVGDSTVCDQPGEPYAGWGQELPQFLREGVAVANHADSGESTVTYLGNPLLWATVQARVRPGDPVLIQLAHNDKTTDEVTYRANLETLVAGVREKGGRPVLVTPIVRRWFNADGTLDNGTALLVNGLGVDHPAVIRSVAADRDVPLIDLTARTKALVESLGVEGSKALYLYNEKRDNTHTSVHGATVYAELVRDELVTRHLVPKGTVRVG; translated from the coding sequence GTGAGACGACTCGCCCTCGCCGTGTCGGCGGCGCTGACCCTGACCGCCGTCTGCACGGCCGTACCCGCCACCGCCCAGGCGCACGGCGGCCCGTCTCCGCTAGGGATCGCCAACTGCACCGCGACCGCCTGCCACTTCGACGTCCCGCCCGGCACCTACGACGTCCGGCTCGTCCTCGGCGGCGACACCGCGTCCAGCACCGCCGTCACCGGCGAGACCCGGCGCGCCCTGCTCCCCGAGACCGCCGTACCGGCCGGCGGGCGCGTCACCCGCGGCTTCACGGTCGACGTCCGCACCCCCGAGGGCGAACCGACGGGCGCCGAGGGAACCGCCGGCCTGGATCTGACGTTCGGCGGAACGGCGCCCGCGCTCGCCGCCATCAGGGTCACCCCGGCCCGGCACGCCCACCGTCTCTTCCTCGTCGGCGACTCCACGGTCTGCGACCAGCCCGGCGAGCCCTACGCCGGGTGGGGACAGGAGCTGCCGCAGTTCCTGCGCGAGGGCGTCGCGGTCGCCAACCACGCCGACTCGGGGGAGAGTACGGTCACCTACCTGGGGAACCCGCTGCTGTGGGCCACCGTGCAGGCGAGGGTCCGGCCCGGGGACCCGGTCCTGATCCAGCTCGCGCACAACGACAAGACGACCGACGAGGTGACGTACCGGGCGAACCTGGAGACACTGGTGGCGGGCGTCAGGGAGAAGGGCGGGCGACCGGTTCTGGTGACCCCGATCGTGCGCCGCTGGTTCAACGCCGACGGCACGCTCGACAACGGAACAGCCCTTCTGGTCAACGGACTCGGCGTCGACCACCCGGCGGTGATCCGCTCGGTCGCCGCCGACCGGGACGTCCCGCTGATCGACCTCACCGCCCGGACCAAGGCACTTGTGGAGTCCCTGGGCGTCGAGGGCTCCAAGGCGCTGTACCTCTACAACGAGAAACGCGACAACACGCACACCTCCGTACACGGTGCCACGGTCTACGCGGAGCTGGTCCGCGACGAACTCGTCACCCGGCATCTGGTGCCCAAGGGCACGGTGCGGGTGGGATGA
- a CDS encoding RICIN domain-containing protein: MRRAYTTLLALCLTLFGALATAGPAGAVARTVPNGVQFTDTSGNAVHAHGGGIIKVSDYYYWFGEDRNADNTFRSVDAYRSTDLKTWEFRNRVLTRSSAAELNTAYIERPKVVYNAATGTFVMWMHKENGTDYGEARAAVAVSTTVDGAYTYRGSFRPLGVHMSRDITAFVDTDGTGYMVSAANENYDLHIYRLTADYTAVESLVANPWPGGHREAPAFFKRNGVYFMLTSGATGWSPNQQRYATAPSPAGPWTAMTNVGDSTAYGSQTAYVLPVQGTSGTSYLYLGDRWGNSFGGTVDDSRYVWLPLTFPSSTSTSLSMAWSPEVTVDTAAGTVSGTAATYDTLIARHSARCADVTGQSLWQGAQIKQYDCNGGGNQKYWLRSVGDGYHQLVLRHSSLCVRENATTVTQENCDATDTAQQWSLTATGNYVTVRSRASGECLDVSGASTANSAAIITYTCNGGTNQQWTRGT; the protein is encoded by the coding sequence ATGAGACGTGCGTACACCACCCTGCTCGCCCTCTGCCTGACCCTGTTCGGCGCCCTCGCCACGGCGGGACCGGCGGGGGCCGTGGCCCGGACCGTCCCCAACGGCGTCCAGTTCACCGACACTTCGGGCAACGCCGTGCACGCGCACGGCGGCGGAATCATCAAAGTCAGCGACTACTACTACTGGTTCGGCGAGGACCGCAACGCGGACAACACCTTCCGCTCCGTGGACGCCTACCGCTCCACCGACCTCAAGACCTGGGAGTTCAGAAACCGCGTCCTGACCCGGTCCAGCGCGGCCGAGCTGAACACGGCCTACATCGAGCGGCCCAAGGTCGTCTACAACGCCGCCACCGGCACGTTCGTCATGTGGATGCACAAGGAGAACGGCACCGACTACGGCGAGGCCCGTGCCGCCGTAGCCGTCTCCACCACGGTCGACGGCGCTTACACCTACCGGGGCAGCTTCCGTCCGCTCGGTGTGCACATGTCCCGTGACATCACGGCGTTCGTCGACACCGACGGCACCGGATACATGGTCTCTGCCGCCAACGAGAACTACGACCTGCACATCTACCGTCTCACCGCCGACTACACGGCCGTCGAAAGCCTGGTGGCCAACCCCTGGCCCGGCGGCCACCGCGAGGCACCGGCCTTCTTCAAGCGCAACGGCGTCTATTTCATGCTGACTTCGGGCGCGACCGGCTGGAGCCCCAACCAGCAGCGGTACGCCACCGCGCCCAGCCCGGCCGGCCCCTGGACGGCGATGACGAACGTCGGCGACTCCACGGCCTACGGCTCCCAGACCGCGTACGTCCTTCCCGTGCAGGGGACTTCGGGCACCTCGTACCTCTACCTCGGCGACCGCTGGGGCAACTCCTTCGGCGGCACGGTCGACGATTCCCGTTACGTCTGGCTGCCGTTGACGTTCCCGTCCTCGACCTCGACCTCCCTGTCCATGGCCTGGAGTCCGGAGGTCACCGTCGACACGGCCGCCGGTACGGTGAGCGGGACCGCCGCCACCTACGACACGCTGATCGCCCGGCACTCCGCCAGGTGCGCCGACGTCACCGGCCAGTCGCTGTGGCAGGGTGCGCAGATCAAGCAGTACGACTGCAACGGCGGCGGCAACCAGAAGTACTGGCTCAGGTCCGTGGGGGACGGCTACCACCAACTCGTCCTGCGCCACAGCTCGTTGTGCGTGCGGGAGAACGCCACGACGGTCACCCAGGAGAACTGCGACGCGACCGACACCGCCCAGCAGTGGTCCCTCACGGCGACCGGGAACTACGTGACCGTGAGGTCCCGGGCGTCCGGCGAATGCCTGGACGTGAGCGGCGCGTCCACCGCCAACTCCGCCGCGATCATCACGTACACCTGCAACGGCGGGACCAACCAGCAGTGGACGCGCGGCACATGA
- a CDS encoding DUF2264 domain-containing protein yields MRLPPPDHALSPLTGYTRAHWEAAADALLAAVTPYATEDHALYHLPGDHESWSGRLSDGLEGYARTFLLAAFRRDETALERYADGLAAGVSGVWPRIEDRGQPLVEAASIALALRLTRPLLWDRLDDAVRRRAADWLGDALTAQPWPCNWELFPVTVGGFLESVGHAPEASRAAIDRGLERIEAWYVGDGWYSDGPGRAFDYYNGWAMHLYPVLHAWLAKDQDLLSLYGDRLEAHLASYARLFGGDGAPLRQGRSLTYRFATAAPLWLGALTGRTPLPPGETRRLASGALKHFLERGAVDPHGLLTLGWHGPDPSVLQGYSGPASPYWASKGFLGLLLPPDHEVWTAREEPGPTEREDAATPLTAPNWLLQSTRSDGLVRLHNHGSEDARYDPHYTRLAYSTLTAPSPSYDNSVILDGDPTRTGIEPLGVGDGWAASRHTAGGGARVTSVVLVRGASEVRIHRVTGAPPGTPVRVTGWPTENAELLPALGLDDSLTGHITDDTMLFVALARLTVDPATRSEPLDKTASVRRPTPNEIDVHWQDGPAWRVTLSRDTVEVTPLVD; encoded by the coding sequence ATGCGCCTGCCCCCGCCCGATCACGCCCTCAGCCCCCTCACCGGCTACACCCGCGCCCACTGGGAGGCCGCCGCCGACGCCCTGCTGGCCGCCGTGACGCCGTACGCCACCGAGGACCACGCCCTCTACCACCTCCCCGGCGACCACGAGAGCTGGTCGGGCCGCCTCTCCGACGGGCTGGAGGGGTACGCCCGTACGTTCCTCCTCGCCGCCTTCCGACGTGACGAGACGGCGTTGGAGCGCTACGCCGACGGCCTCGCGGCCGGGGTCTCGGGTGTCTGGCCCCGGATCGAGGACCGCGGCCAGCCGCTGGTCGAGGCCGCGTCGATCGCCCTCGCCCTGCGCCTGACCCGCCCCCTCCTCTGGGACCGTCTGGACGACGCCGTACGCCGACGCGCGGCGGACTGGCTCGGAGACGCGCTGACGGCTCAACCCTGGCCCTGCAACTGGGAGTTGTTCCCGGTCACGGTGGGCGGATTCCTGGAGTCGGTCGGTCACGCGCCGGAAGCCTCCCGCGCGGCGATCGACCGTGGCCTGGAACGCATCGAGGCGTGGTACGTCGGCGACGGCTGGTACAGCGACGGCCCGGGCCGCGCCTTCGACTACTACAACGGCTGGGCCATGCACCTCTACCCGGTCCTGCACGCCTGGCTGGCGAAGGACCAGGACCTCCTGTCACTCTACGGCGACCGCCTGGAGGCCCATCTCGCCTCATACGCCCGCCTGTTCGGCGGCGACGGCGCGCCCCTGCGCCAAGGCCGGTCCCTCACCTACCGTTTCGCCACCGCCGCGCCCCTGTGGCTGGGTGCCCTGACCGGCCGGACCCCCTTGCCCCCCGGCGAGACCCGCCGCCTCGCCTCGGGCGCGCTGAAACACTTCCTGGAACGGGGCGCCGTCGACCCCCACGGCCTGCTCACCCTCGGCTGGCACGGTCCCGACCCCTCGGTCCTCCAGGGCTACTCGGGCCCCGCCTCCCCCTACTGGGCGAGCAAGGGTTTCCTCGGCCTGCTCCTGCCGCCGGACCACGAGGTCTGGACGGCCCGAGAGGAACCGGGCCCGACGGAACGCGAGGACGCGGCGACGCCGCTCACCGCCCCCAACTGGCTTCTCCAGTCGACCCGTTCGGACGGACTGGTCCGCCTCCACAACCACGGCAGCGAGGACGCCCGCTACGACCCCCACTACACCCGCCTGGCGTACTCGACCCTGACGGCGCCCTCACCGTCGTACGACAACAGCGTGATCCTCGACGGCGACCCGACCCGCACCGGCATCGAACCGCTCGGGGTCGGCGACGGCTGGGCCGCGTCCCGGCACACGGCGGGCGGGGGAGCGAGGGTGACCAGCGTCGTCCTGGTACGGGGAGCGTCGGAGGTGCGCATCCACCGGGTGACGGGGGCGCCCCCGGGTACTCCCGTACGGGTGACGGGCTGGCCGACCGAGAACGCAGAACTCCTGCCCGCCCTGGGCCTGGACGACTCCCTGACGGGCCACATCACGGACGACACGATGTTGTTCGTGGCCCTGGCGAGACTCACGGTGGACCCGGCGACGAGGTCGGAACCCCTCGACAAGACGGCCTCCGTACGACGCCCGACACCGAACGAGATCGACGTCCACTGGCAGGACGGCCCGGCCTGGCGTGTGACCCTGAGCCGGGACACGGTGGAAGTAACGCCGCTCGTCGACTGA